From Cyclopterus lumpus isolate fCycLum1 chromosome 2, fCycLum1.pri, whole genome shotgun sequence, a single genomic window includes:
- the zeb2b gene encoding zinc finger E-box-binding homeobox 2b, with the protein MATHKPARDQHQLLNQAAGNRKFKCTECGKAFKYKHHLKEHLRIHSGEKPYECPNCKKRFSHSGSYSSHISSKKCIGLIAVNGRMRGGNMKTGSSPTSSSSSPTNSAITQLRQKLENGKPLGLPDHGNHLSIKTEPLDFNDYKLMMASHGWNGAPGPFMNGGGMGGNSPLGVHHNSTGQSPLHPLAMAGLESQLLCYPGPLANNLSEVQKVLQIVDNTVCRQKMDCKPEELSRLKAYMKELGTQVEEQKQALTSAGASGGLPLVNHNGATKSIIDYTLEKVNEAKACLQSLTTDSKRQISNIKREKSNHMLEGSAEEKVQENIMFTPYTCQYCKESFSGPIPLHQHERYMCKMNEEIKAVLQPSENLMSKQPVMYMEKNTHLSSSMMSEKGFIGQLNPYRDHMSVLKAYFAMNMEPNSEELLKISIAVGLPQEFVKEWFEQRKMYQYGITRSPPLENRHSMDMVVGANNHHAPPKDSMAARSPVSLMKPADRITSPSIAELHNNVNNCDNPLRHLKNNQFGGGGGGGGGGKPTREKLELSRSNTPSPLNLSSTSSKHSHSSSYTPNSLTSEDLQAEPLDLSLPRLMKEPKHALTVRSRPKANSISLDHGGVPSPREHFEEPLNLVYFKKEFSGSANNGTLEKSTSPIFGMNPFAGKQLYTSLPPQSAFPPATFMPPMQASIPGLRPYPGMDQMGFLPHMAYTYAAGAATFAEMQQRRKYQRKPGFQGDLLDGTADYMSGLDDMTDADSCLSRKKIKKTESGKRPHQCQICKKAFKHKHHLIEHSRLHSGEKPYQCDKCGKRFSHSGSYSQHMNHRYSYCKREAEEREAAEREAREKGHLEPTELLMSRAYLQGMTPQGYPELAEREAIMRHDAVNGGGIREGRKEVEEAYAKIGRRDEEFEEEEEESKSMDTDPDTLRDEEENGEHSMDDSSLDGKTETKSDHEDAMEDGM; encoded by the exons ATGGCCACGCACAAGCCCGCCAGGGACCAG caccAACTGCTCAACCAAGCGGCCGGCAACCGCAAGTTCAAATGCACCGAGTGTGGCAAGGCCTTCAAATACAAGCACCACCTGAAGGAACACCTCCGGATTCATAGCG GTGAAAAGCCGTACGAGTGCCCCAACTGCAAGAAGCGCTTCTCCCACTCCGGCTCCTACAGCTCCCACATCAGCAGCAAGAAATGCATCGGCCTGATCGCCGTGAACGGCCGGATGCGCGGCGGCAACATGAAGACGggctcctcccccacctcctcctcctcctcgcccacCAACAGCGCCATCACTCAACTGCGCCAGAAGCTGGAGAACGGCAAGCCGCTCGGCCTCCCCGACCACGGCAACCACCTGAGCATCAAGACGGAGCCGCTGGACTTCAACGACTACAAGCTGATGATGGCGTCCCACGGATGGAACGGGGCCCCCGGGCCCTTCATGAACGGAGGGGGCATGGGAGGGAACAGCCCGCTGGGGGTCCACCACAACTCGACGGGCCAGAGCCCCCTGCACCCTCTGGCGATGGCAGGGCTCGAGTCGCAGCTCCTGTGCTACCCGGGGCCACTGGCCAACAACCTGAGCGAGGTGCAGAAGGTCCTCCAGATCGTGGACAACACCGTGTGCAGGCAGAAGATGGACTGCAAGCCCGAGGAGCTCTCCCGGCTCAAGGCCTACATGAAGGAGCTGGGGACccaggtggaggagcagaagcAGGCGCTGACGTCAGCGGGGGCCTCCGGCGGCCTTCCCCTCGTCAATCACAACGGCGCCACCAAAAGCATCATCGACTACACGCTGGAGAAAGTGAACGAAGCCAAAGCCTGCCTCCAGAGCTTGACGACAGACTCGAAGAGGCAGATCAGCAATATCAAACGGGAGAAATCCAACCACATGCTCGAAGGGAGCGCGGAGGAGAAGGTGCAGGAAAATATCATGTTTACACCTTACACTTGCCAATACTGCAAGGAGTCCTTCTCGGGGCCGATACCTTTGCATCAGCACGAACGCTACATGTGTAAAATGAACGAGGAGATCAAAGCTGTGCTGCAGCCCAGTGAGAATCTGATGTCCAAGCAACCGGTGATGTACATGGAGAAGAACacccacctgtcctcctccatgATGTCCGAGAAGGGCTTCATCGGGCAGCTCAACCCCTACAGGGACCACATGTCGGTGCTCAAGGCCTATTTCGCCATGAACATGGAGCCCAACTCGGAGGAGCTGCTCAAGATCTCCATCGCGGTCGGCCTTCCTCAGGAATTCGTCAAGGAGTGGTTCGAGCAGCGGAAGATGTACCAGTACGGCATCACCAGATCCCCGCCGCTGGAGAACAGGCACAGCATGGACATGGTGGTCGGAGCCAATAACCACCACGCTCCGCCGAAGGACTCTATGGCAGCTCGGTCCCCCGTGTCTCTCATGAAACCGGCGGACCGCATCACCTCCCCCTCTATAGCGGAGCTCcacaacaacgtgaacaactgTGACAACCCGCTCAGACATTTGAAAAACAACCAgttcggcggcggcggcggcggcggcggcggcggcaaaCCTACCCGCGAGAAGTTGGAGCTCTCCCGCAGCAACACCCCCTCCCCGCTGAACCTGTCCTCCACATCTTCCAAACACTCCCACAGCAGCTCCTACACCCCCAACAGCCTGACCTCGGAGGACCTGCAGGCCGAGCCGCTGGACCTCTCCCTGCCGAGGCTCATGAAGGAGCCCAAGCACGCGCTCACCGTCCGGAGCAGACCCAAAGCCAACAGCATCAGCCTCGACCACGGCGGCGTCCCCTCCCCCCGAGAGCACTTTGAAGAGCCCCTGAATTTGGTCTACTTCAAGAAGGAGTTCTCCGGCTCCGCCAACAACGGGACCCTGGAAAAAAGCACTAGCCCCATCTTCGGCATGAACCCGTTCGCCGGCAAACAATTGTACACGTCACTTCCGCCGCAGAGCGCTTTCCCCCCCGCCACGTTCATGCCCCCGATGCAGGCCAGCATCCCGGGTCTCAGGCCCTACCCGGGCATGGACCAGATGGGCTTCCTGCCGCACATGGCCTACACTTATGCAGCGGGGGCGGCGACCTTTGCCGAGATGCAGCAGAGGAGAAAGTACCAGCGGAAACCCGGTTTCCAG GGGGATCTGCTCGACGGCACAGCCGACTACATGTCAGGGCTGGACGACATGACAGACGCCGACTCCTGTCTGTCGCGGAAGAAGATCAAGAAGACCGAAAGTG gCAAGCGGCCGCACCAGTGCCAGATCTGCAAGAAAgccttcaaacacaaacaccatctCATCGAGCACTCCCGGCTGCACTCGGGGGAGAAGCCCTACCAGTGCGACAAGTGCGGAAAGAGGTTCTCCCACTCGGGCTCCTACTCGCAGCACATGAACCACCGCTACTCCTACTGCAAGAGGGAGGCGGAGGAGCGGGAGGCGGCGGAGAGGGAGGCCCGCGAGAAGGGCCACCTGGAGCCCACGGAGCTGCTGATGAGCCGGGCCTACTTGCAGGGCATGACTCCTCAGGGCTACCCGGAGCTGGCGGAGCGCGAGGCCATCATGAGGCACGACGCCGTGAACGGAGGCGGGATCAGAGAGGGACGGAAGGAAGTGGAAGAGGCGTACGCCAAGATCGGACGGAGGGACGAGGAgttcgaggaggaggaggaggagagcaagagCATGGACACGGACCCGGACACGTtgagggacgaggaggagaacggGGAGCACTCGATGGACGATAGCTCGCTGGACGGCAAAACGGAAACCAAATCGGATCACGAGGACGCGATGGAGGACGGCATGTAA